The Undibacterium cyanobacteriorum genomic sequence GTTTTTCTTTTCAAGAAAGATAAGTCCCCCGCATTCTTAGTTTCGCCCAATTCAACTCGCATAAAAGCAAAAAGCCCACAAAATGTGGGCTCTTCATAAGTGGTGAATCATCTGTAGCAACCCATGCTATCTGCATGGTGTCACCACCTTTACCAAGCGCACGCTATCTGCGTACTGCCCTTTTAGAATCATTACGCTTAGTATGTGTTTGATCAGATCACATACCAAGACCTTCTTACAAATTATTTGCGGCATCAAGCAGTTATTTGAAAGCGAAAATCTTGTCCACCTCACTGCTTACACAACCTAGGACTAGGCATGCGCCGTCCTACTGAAACATACGATTTAAGACGTACGTCCCAACACCTAAATCATTTTCCTTAAACCCATGCTATCTGCGTGGTGTCCTTGGCCGATTAGAAGTGGGTCATGTGTTCGATCACTCATACAAGTTTTCGAACAGATACACTCTTGCGACGTCATAAAGATTATTTTGCGGTGTCAACCCATGCTATCTGCATGGTGCCAATACCGCGCTGCCGTCTTTACAGCATCTTTGTGGCTGAAATTTTGCGTGATACTCTCGGAAGAAAGTCATCGCACAAACTTTTCAAAAGCAATTAGTTCAAGATTTGAATATTGCTCGCCTTGTCGCCTTTTGGGCTAGATACGCGATCGAAAGACACGCGCTGATTCTCAGCCAAGCTTTTGAAACCAGTTGATTGAATGTCTTGAAAGTGAGCGAATAGATCCGC encodes the following:
- a CDS encoding cold-shock protein, with the translated sequence MSNQTGIVKWFNDAKGFGFITPDAGGADLFAHFQDIQSTGFKSLAENQRVSFDRVSSPKGDKASNIQILN